A single region of the Acidimicrobiia bacterium genome encodes:
- the nadD gene encoding nicotinate-nucleotide adenylyltransferase, producing the protein MERLGVFGGTFDPVHVAHIVVATETRAALGLDRVLLVVAGDPWQKRGNVIASARDRLMLVEAAADGVNGVEASAIEVEREGASVTADTLEALAGAHRELFLVLGADAVANMSTWRRLDDTRKLATIVVVERLGDAYAEPPGSGWKVERVPIPRLDVSSTDLRDRLASGRPVDGLIPPAVVHAIDAHGLYTGDR; encoded by the coding sequence GTGGAACGGCTGGGAGTGTTCGGTGGCACGTTCGATCCCGTGCATGTCGCGCACATCGTCGTCGCGACGGAAACGCGCGCCGCGCTCGGACTCGACCGGGTACTGCTCGTCGTCGCCGGCGACCCGTGGCAGAAGCGCGGCAACGTGATCGCCTCCGCGCGCGACCGCCTGATGCTCGTGGAGGCAGCCGCTGATGGCGTCAACGGCGTCGAAGCCTCCGCGATCGAGGTGGAGCGGGAGGGTGCATCGGTCACCGCCGACACACTTGAAGCTCTTGCGGGCGCGCACCGCGAACTGTTCCTCGTGCTCGGCGCCGACGCGGTTGCCAACATGTCGACGTGGCGACGGCTCGACGACACGCGCAAGCTTGCGACGATCGTGGTCGTCGAACGCCTGGGTGACGCGTACGCGGAGCCACCCGGCTCGGGATGGAAGGTCGAGCGCGTCCCGATCCCACGCCTCGACGTGTCGTCGACGGACCTACGCGATCGGTTGGCGAGCGGCCGGCCGGTCGACGGCCTGATCCCGCCGGCCGTCGTGCATGCCATCGACGCGCACGGGCTCTACACTGGCGACCGATGA
- a CDS encoding HisA/HisF-related TIM barrel protein codes for MLTKRLIACFDVIAGRVTKAQQFQDNIDVAPAEDLAARLYDDQIDEIVFYDITASAEKRKIDLETVRRVAHHVFVPFTVGGGIRSVDDMFEVLKAGAEKISVDSMAVRNPEILREGAEAFGRQCIVLSTQVKHVGVRAGFPSRYEVFIDGARLATGLDALDWVRRGEELGAGEIVVNSIDRDGTASGYDLDITSAVANSVNVPVIASGGAGTVDHIAEGLTAGGASAAIISSILYSPRFERNLGVRELKDGLRERGVLIRPYLD; via the coding sequence GTGCTGACGAAGCGACTCATCGCGTGCTTCGACGTGATCGCGGGTCGCGTCACGAAGGCACAACAATTCCAGGACAACATCGACGTCGCTCCGGCCGAGGACCTCGCGGCGCGTCTCTACGACGACCAGATCGACGAGATCGTCTTCTACGACATCACGGCCAGCGCCGAGAAGCGCAAGATCGATCTCGAGACCGTGCGCCGCGTCGCCCACCATGTGTTCGTGCCGTTCACGGTAGGCGGAGGGATCCGGTCGGTCGACGACATGTTCGAGGTGCTGAAGGCGGGCGCGGAGAAGATCAGCGTCGACTCCATGGCGGTCCGCAATCCGGAGATCCTGCGCGAGGGCGCGGAAGCCTTCGGCCGGCAGTGCATCGTGCTCAGCACCCAGGTGAAGCACGTCGGCGTACGCGCGGGGTTCCCGAGCAGGTACGAGGTGTTCATCGACGGCGCCCGGCTCGCCACGGGGCTCGACGCGCTCGACTGGGTCCGCCGCGGTGAGGAGCTCGGGGCGGGCGAGATCGTGGTGAACAGCATCGACCGCGACGGCACCGCGTCGGGCTACGACCTCGACATCACGAGCGCGGTGGCCAATTCGGTGAACGTGCCGGTGATCGCGTCCGGCGGGGCAGGCACCGTCGACCACATCGCCGAGGGCCTCACCGCGGGCGGCGCGTCGGCGGCCATCATCAGCTCGATCCTCTACTCGCCGCGGTTCGAGCGCAACCTCGGAGTCCGCGAGCTGAAGGACGGCCTGCGCGAGCGCGGCGTGCTGATTCGCCCCTACCTCGACTGA
- a CDS encoding glutamate-5-semialdehyde dehydrogenase: MSVPAVVSELGRRAKTAATRLARASTAEKNAALAAAADLLIDRAGEILTANAADLDDAAAAGMESGPLDRLRLTDARLAGMAEGLRGVALLPDPVGEVLDGWQRPNGLQIERVRVPLGVVAIIFENRPNVTSDAAGICLKSGNAALLRGSATALRSNITIVEVLRDAATKAGLPADCVVLVDDVRHETAVDLMQLDTVDCLIPRGGHALIQSVREHATVPVIIDGDGNCQIYVDASADLDRALDIVVNAKTSRPSVCNAAESLIVHESAADAFLPRVCEVLAEQNVELVGDAGARRRWSAMGEATDDDYATEFLALKLAVAVVPSLDAAIDHVNRFGSGHTEAILTRDLGAARRFTNEVDAGTVMVNASTRFADGAEFGFGAEIGISTQKLHARGPMALRELTTYKYVVWGDGQIRN, from the coding sequence ATGTCCGTGCCCGCCGTCGTGTCGGAGTTGGGGCGGCGAGCGAAGACCGCGGCGACGCGTCTTGCTCGCGCGTCCACGGCCGAGAAGAACGCGGCCCTCGCCGCAGCGGCCGATCTGCTCATCGATCGCGCCGGCGAGATCCTCACCGCCAACGCCGCCGATCTCGATGACGCGGCCGCAGCCGGCATGGAGTCCGGACCGCTCGATCGTCTTCGCCTCACCGACGCGCGTCTGGCGGGGATGGCCGAGGGCCTTCGTGGCGTCGCGCTGCTCCCTGACCCGGTGGGCGAGGTGCTCGACGGCTGGCAGCGCCCGAACGGGCTGCAGATCGAACGGGTCCGCGTACCGCTGGGTGTGGTCGCGATCATTTTCGAGAACAGGCCGAACGTCACGAGTGATGCGGCCGGCATCTGTCTCAAGTCGGGCAACGCGGCGCTCTTGCGCGGCTCCGCGACCGCCTTGCGGTCGAACATCACGATCGTCGAGGTACTGCGCGACGCGGCCACCAAGGCCGGGCTCCCGGCCGACTGTGTCGTACTGGTCGACGACGTGCGCCACGAGACGGCCGTCGACTTGATGCAGCTCGACACGGTCGATTGTCTCATTCCGCGTGGAGGCCACGCGCTCATCCAGAGCGTTCGCGAGCACGCGACGGTCCCGGTGATCATCGACGGTGACGGCAACTGCCAGATCTATGTGGATGCGTCAGCCGATCTCGATCGCGCTCTCGACATCGTCGTGAACGCGAAGACGAGCCGCCCGAGTGTCTGCAATGCTGCCGAGTCACTGATCGTCCACGAGTCCGCGGCCGATGCGTTCTTGCCACGCGTGTGCGAGGTGCTCGCGGAACAGAACGTCGAGCTCGTAGGCGACGCGGGCGCGCGCCGCCGCTGGTCCGCCATGGGCGAAGCCACCGACGACGACTACGCGACCGAGTTCCTCGCGCTGAAGCTTGCCGTCGCGGTGGTGCCCTCGCTCGACGCGGCGATCGACCACGTGAATCGATTCGGCTCGGGGCACACGGAGGCGATCCTCACTCGCGACCTCGGCGCGGCGCGGCGGTTCACCAACGAGGTCGACGCGGGCACGGTGATGGTGAACGCGTCCACTCGCTTTGCCGACGGCGCCGAGTTCGGTTTCGGTGCCGAGATCGGGATCTCCACCCAGAAGCTGCATGCGCGCGGCCCGATGGCGCTCCGCGAGCTCACCACTTACAAGTACGTCGTTTGGGGCGACGGCCAGATCAGGAACTAG
- a CDS encoding MoxR family ATPase, with protein MAERFESVDDVITRLRGADYLCDAGIAGVVFLADRLEKPVLVEGPAGVGKTELAKAIATVTHARLIRLQCYEGLDEAKALYEWNYKKQLLRIQVDREHETDWSEVESDIFSEPFLLTRPLLEAIRSEEPVVLLIDEVDRVEIETEALLLEVLSDFQVSIPELGTIVGAQERPIVILTSNNTRELSEALKRRCLYLHIDYPSLEREKDIVRVRVPEVDEALAEQIARVVRSIRSLELKKAPSISETIDWARTLLYLGKPQIDPAVIGETLHVLLKYQSDIAKARKELEVPEPEAAV; from the coding sequence ATGGCAGAGCGTTTCGAGAGTGTCGATGACGTGATCACACGGCTGCGCGGGGCCGACTATCTGTGCGACGCGGGCATCGCCGGCGTGGTTTTCCTCGCCGACCGCCTCGAGAAGCCGGTGCTCGTCGAGGGGCCCGCCGGTGTCGGCAAGACCGAGCTGGCGAAGGCGATCGCAACCGTCACCCACGCGCGGCTCATCCGTCTCCAGTGCTACGAGGGGCTCGACGAGGCGAAGGCGCTCTACGAGTGGAACTACAAGAAGCAGCTCCTGCGGATCCAGGTCGATCGCGAGCACGAGACCGACTGGTCAGAGGTGGAGTCCGACATCTTCAGCGAGCCGTTCCTCCTCACGCGGCCGCTGCTCGAGGCAATCCGGTCGGAGGAGCCGGTCGTGCTCCTCATCGACGAGGTCGACCGGGTTGAGATCGAGACCGAGGCGCTCCTCCTCGAGGTGCTGTCCGACTTCCAGGTGTCGATCCCCGAGCTGGGCACGATCGTGGGCGCGCAAGAGCGGCCGATCGTGATCCTCACGTCGAACAACACGCGCGAGCTGTCGGAAGCCTTGAAGCGTCGCTGCCTCTATCTGCACATCGACTACCCGAGCCTCGAGCGCGAGAAGGACATCGTGCGCGTGCGCGTACCCGAAGTCGACGAGGCGCTCGCCGAACAGATCGCGCGCGTCGTACGGTCGATCCGATCGCTCGAGCTCAAGAAAGCGCCGTCGATCTCGGAGACGATCGACTGGGCGCGCACGCTGCTCTATCTCGGCAAGCCGCAGATCGATCCCGCAGTGATCGGCGAGACGCTGCACGTGCTGCTCAAGTACCAGTCCGACATCGCCAAGGCGCGCAAGGAGCTCGAGGTCCCCGAGCCCGAGGCAGCCGTCTGA
- the rsfS gene encoding ribosome silencing factor: MTAQAPDASRRAAIAARAASDKKGTEIVVLDIGEIISITEMFVLVSATNPRQVKTIAEEVEVALKASGSVGPRSIEGLDDATWVLMDFGDVIVHVFQTETREYYDLDRLWADAPVVEWEENAAAQSR; the protein is encoded by the coding sequence TTGACCGCGCAGGCTCCCGACGCGTCCCGGCGAGCGGCGATCGCGGCTCGGGCCGCCTCCGACAAGAAGGGCACGGAGATCGTCGTGCTCGACATCGGCGAGATCATCTCCATCACCGAGATGTTCGTGCTCGTCAGCGCGACCAACCCTCGCCAGGTGAAGACGATCGCCGAGGAGGTGGAGGTCGCGCTCAAGGCGTCGGGCAGCGTTGGACCACGCTCGATCGAGGGTCTCGACGACGCCACGTGGGTCCTGATGGATTTCGGCGACGTGATCGTCCACGTGTTCCAGACCGAGACGCGCGAGTACTACGACCTCGACCGCCTCTGGGCAGACGCCCCGGTTGTCGAATGGGAAGAGAACGCCGCGGCTCAGTCGAGGTAG
- a CDS encoding VWA domain-containing protein: MPPTAAPTLLDVLQGFVHELRAAGLPVSMTENLDAMRAIEHVHIDDRELFKGVLSTTLVKHHRHQKAFDTVFDVYFSLFSHGIPDEDGDGAEGGGEEIDMSGEGQMGAGDGSGSPVSREELAAMLLAALMNMDRDELRRLAAIAVQQFAGMEPGRPVGGTYYLYRTLRMLDLDDLAMKLMGLSRDQGEVGEGQLAERLAREEVDSRLKELRELVEEEIRRLLVADRGVEAMARTLRKPLPEDIEFMHASRDEMLALQHAVYPLTRALAARLAQRRRRRNRGHLDFRKTVRASLSYGGVPAEPKFRNPHPSKPEVMVVADISGSVASFARFTLMFVYAMAAQFSKVRSWVFIDGIDEVTRFFHESDDVLEAVHRVNTEADVVWVDGHSDYGHAFEVFHQRHYSEITPKTSIILLGDARNNYHASQTWVVDELRKRGRHVYWLDPEPRSYWDTGDSIVSEYGRYCDGVFECRNLRQLQKFVETVAEG; this comes from the coding sequence ATGCCGCCGACTGCTGCCCCCACGCTCCTCGACGTCCTCCAGGGATTCGTCCACGAGCTGCGCGCCGCCGGGCTCCCGGTCTCGATGACCGAGAACCTCGACGCGATGCGCGCGATCGAGCACGTGCACATCGACGACCGCGAGCTCTTCAAGGGCGTGCTCAGCACGACGCTGGTCAAGCACCATCGTCACCAGAAGGCCTTCGACACCGTCTTCGACGTCTACTTCTCGCTGTTCAGTCACGGCATCCCCGACGAGGACGGGGACGGCGCGGAGGGCGGCGGCGAGGAGATCGACATGTCGGGCGAGGGCCAGATGGGCGCGGGCGACGGCTCTGGTTCGCCGGTGTCGCGTGAGGAGCTCGCGGCGATGCTCCTCGCCGCGCTGATGAACATGGATCGCGACGAGCTGCGCCGGTTGGCCGCGATCGCCGTGCAGCAATTCGCGGGTATGGAACCCGGCCGCCCCGTCGGCGGCACCTACTACCTGTATCGCACGCTTCGTATGCTCGACCTCGACGACCTCGCGATGAAGCTCATGGGGTTGTCGCGCGACCAAGGAGAGGTCGGCGAGGGGCAACTTGCCGAGCGACTCGCCCGCGAGGAGGTCGACTCGCGCTTGAAGGAGCTGCGCGAGCTCGTCGAGGAGGAGATCCGCCGTTTGCTCGTCGCCGACCGTGGCGTGGAGGCGATGGCCCGCACACTGCGCAAGCCACTCCCTGAAGACATCGAATTCATGCACGCCTCACGCGACGAGATGCTGGCGTTGCAGCACGCGGTGTACCCGCTCACGCGCGCGTTGGCGGCGCGGCTCGCGCAGCGCCGCCGTCGACGGAACCGCGGGCACCTCGACTTCCGCAAGACGGTGCGCGCGTCGCTCTCGTACGGAGGCGTTCCGGCCGAGCCAAAGTTCCGGAACCCCCACCCGTCGAAGCCCGAAGTGATGGTGGTGGCCGACATCTCGGGCTCGGTGGCAAGCTTTGCCCGCTTCACGCTCATGTTCGTGTACGCGATGGCGGCCCAGTTCTCCAAAGTCCGGTCGTGGGTGTTCATAGACGGCATCGACGAGGTCACCCGCTTCTTCCACGAGTCCGACGACGTGTTGGAAGCGGTGCACCGGGTCAACACCGAGGCCGACGTGGTGTGGGTCGACGGCCACTCCGACTACGGACACGCCTTCGAGGTGTTCCACCAGCGGCACTACTCGGAGATCACGCCGAAGACGTCGATCATCCTGCTCGGCGACGCGCGCAACAACTACCACGCGTCGCAGACCTGGGTGGTCGACGAGTTGCGCAAGCGCGGCCGCCACGTCTACTGGCTCGATCCCGAACCGCGTAGCTACTGGGACACCGGCGACTCGATCGTGTCGGAGTACGGGCGCTACTGCGACGGCGTCTTCGAGTGTCGCAACCTCCGCCAGCTCCAGAAGTTCGTAGAAACCGTCGCCGAAGGCTGA